DNA sequence from the Cucurbita pepo subsp. pepo cultivar mu-cu-16 chromosome LG06, ASM280686v2, whole genome shotgun sequence genome:
AGAGACTCCTTACCAATGAGAGTggaattttatgttttctttacaaaataatataattttttcctttttttatttttattttttatatttatagtaaattaaatatttcttaaaggAAATATTTTCCATTATGGCCAATAATTTGACCATTGAAGAGACATTGATGAGNttttttttttttttttttttttttttttttttagtaaattaaatatttcttaaaggAAATATTTTCCATTATGGCCCATAATTTGACCATTGAAGAGACattgataatattatttgatttattctaTTTACATTGCTTTATAATTGGGATAAGATGAGGCTTTGTACTTTGAAGTTACATTTGATTTTgactaaatatatatctaaaatttagGATAAGTTAAATTAGTCAAcattttaccattttctttattgaacgttaaaaaaacgttaaatattTCACGGTTTATTTCGAACATAACTAAATGAANTAAGTTAAATTAGTCAAcattttaccattttctttattgaacgttaaaaaaacgttaaatatttcatatatgattgaaaaaatatatatatattaaaccgGTTATTTCGAACATAACtaaagtaaaatttattattctaaaagtctatagtttaattattattttaaaaacttatattGAATTAgggttaaaataattaaaatcttagtCTCTAGATTTTGGAAGTTTAGCCACCCTATGTTAGAGATTTGAAATCCAAATTCGACACCTAATGACCCGACATTCCCTTACGACATGGTCATGTTACCTACTTCTCGTTTATTAatagtgaaaactatcccaaACATCAACACAAATCCTTACGACATACTTTGTCACCCTTTacttatttaaaagaaaaaaaaaattaatattattaaaaattaatatttatggaTAATGAAATTAAGTTTGGTAAAGGATTTTTGGAAAAGCAGGCGAGTTTAGTGGGTGATCTGAGTGGTTAGTTAAGCCATGTGGAAAACAGCTCATACGCCCTTCTTCGGACATCACTCACTTTCCTCCCCACTACTTCCCACTTCTCATGTGCCTATTTATCCTTTGTCTNtttttttttttttttttttttttttttttttttataattatgttcaatatatatatatatataaatcatttaaatataaatcaGTAGTTtatcattcttcttctctcaatatcctttcttcttctgtttcaCAATGTATTCGGTTATGATGAGAATGACATTTCTTTGACTACACCCTCATCCAATACTTATCATCCAATACTTATCGCTACAGACAAGCCACGTGGCCCAACTGTATAGTGTTAcgtgtgagatttcacattagttgtagaggggaacgaaacattccttataagggtgtggaaacctctccctaacagatgcattttaaaattatgaaggTGACGACAATATGGAACAgactaaaacggacaatattcaCTAGTGATGAGTTTGGTGTTACAAAGCCCcaaaaagggtggattgtgaaatcccacatcgattaaagagaggaaaacatttattagaagtgttaaggatatttagtaataaattatagtttaccatatacattatattcgatattttattataaggcaaatatctaatatttgccttattaccataggtatctttccatttattgttatttccatttattactatttccatatccttgtaatttatttgattataaataagataactttcacaccatttaggtgtggtggattaatcaaacattcacatggtatcagagccattttggtttagcaacccggattctttcttttcaatggcttttgaaatcttctactgttcttctccaccacccctgctggctttgacgccgcagGAGCAGTCTTCATGGCTACCGCAGGCGGAGCCGATtaattactcttcggctccaccctattgacctccaaatcatccttcaccatactctgtacatacaaccttaccttttccaaacatagtctctttcattctcttctcaatttttcctttatccttcatccttcacagaaaccctaatcttaggatcttcatcagcATTTCTCTTCagaaatatacagaatctcgatAAGCCTATCGACCTTTTGCAGAGATTCACCTTTGGAATCTAGGCGCCGCACTGGcatcttcgccaaccaagttgctgccgcccttctcgccaaaattggctccttcgccccaatgtggcgactcttccggctgcCCTTcttgccaaaattggctccttcgcccaatgtggcgactcttccggcttcaacattgtctttgtcccttgctctaggtttccccttctacttcttgaggttagacatattctcaccagagccaaggtagcatcgtcgctaagcgacaatccctgtttatgggttagacatattctcgtcgaagccaaggcagcatcgccgctgagcggcgatccctctgcaattttcgatggccaagaaagtgtttctttacgcctcctctgaaccaggttgttgacatcttcacgaaaagtgtttctcaaccactttgaatttttcagatccaagcttcacgtttgttcaaatccgacgctcagcttgcggtggggtgttaaggatatttagtaataaattatagtttaccatatacattatattcgatattttattataaggcaaatatctaatatttgccttattaccataggtatctttccatttattgttatttccatttattactatttccatatccttgtaatttatttgattataaataagataactttcacaccatttaggtgtggtggattaatcaaacattcacaagaagggtgtgaaaacctctccctagtagacacataGTGAAACTATGTGGCTAAcagcaatacgtaacaggcaaaagcagacaatatctactagcagtggccTTAGACCGTTACATCACGTTTTGATCCAGTGGGAAGTAAACATTAATGAATATGGTCGCAAGTATAGAAGGAAACATGACACCATGCAATTGAGGCACGTGGTTGGAGGGCAAAAAATGGCTACAGTCCCACTAACAAAGCAAGTTTTGCTTTTATGCCCCCTCCCCTAGTAAACACTTagtaaaactgtgaggctaacagCAATACGTAACcggccaaagcaaacaatatctactagcagtggtcTTAGACCGTTACATCAcgttttgatttagttttagtGGGAAGTAAACATTAATGAATATGGTCGCAAGTATAGAAGGAAACATGACACCATGCAATTGAGGCACGTGGTTGGAGGGCAAAAAATGGCTACAGTCCCACTAACAAAGCAAGTTTTGCTTCATAAAAGTTCAAACACCGCTCCCCCCCCCCTCCCCCCAtgattctctctctaaacACGTACAAataagggagagagagagagagatccaGAGGGGAAGGATGAGATGATgtgagaaagaaaacaaaacatatgGTGTTGCCAACTTGCCTCCACAACACAAGGctagacaagaaagaaaagaaagaaaaagcctCTCTCTCCCCCCATACTCAACTCATTCAATAGCATACTCATATCCCACTTAAGATGATAAGCTTTGCTTTTACATCCTCTTCCTGCCAGGAAGAGTTCCCTCTCCTCATTATGagtgagagaagaaagaagggaagggGGAGCCCATCATTAATGGATGGTTGCTTTATAACGCAAACTCAGGGAGAGGATATGACAAGCCATCAAATAATTGATCCTACAATGACCCATTTGAAACCGGCCAATACAAAGTCTACTCAGCAAACAAAACTAGCAAACGTATCAACACACCCTTTTTTTTATACCTAATCTAGGATGTTCAGATAGCTCTTATGTAGTGCCTACACATTCTTTCTATCCGCATCGTGTTTGATCCTGTGTGATTTCTGCAATCATCACAGGACATCGACCGATGTGTTCTCGGCTTCCTCGGAGAGGTGCCAGGAGCGTCGAGCGGAAAACAGATGCATTTTGCTCtcacaaagaaaaaggaagaagagaggggAGAAAAAAATCTCAGACAGTGCCATTACTAGATGGAAATTCTGTCCATGAATAATTTGTGGCATTTATTACCCCCATCCATCTCATTCTGATAAACAACaatcataaactaaataaCCAGGGGCCTATGCTACTGGTACATGTGATTAGAAATAAACAACATTTAGCTAGAGAGGCAGGGTATTTCAGTTCTCACATCTACTAAcaaattgaatcaaaataaGTGGACTAATGATTCTAGTAGGACGGAGTACGAGTACCTGTGTCATCCGCCTGCTATTCGACGCCTGGTGGTTGGAGAGATATTCGTAGTCGACAGGTCCTCCAATCCTAgcaaatgtttttctttcttgattcAATTGACAAAATGATCAATACTTGCTATCTAATCTTTTAATGCAGCTCTCGATGACCCATGCCGCTTCCTCCAGCAGCTCTAGTTTACAGTTACCAGAtattgaaatgaagaaattaaacgTGGAACAATTAGAAACAAACTTGTGAAAACTTGATTAGCCTCCTGATGAACAGTGCAGTGATTGATCCTCAGCAACTACACCACTTTTTGAAGTCTTAGGAAGTTGCATATCTCAAATGAAATCTGGCTACCAAAACCATGATAATCTTCCCCATGTAAAAACAGGGATTCAACTTTTCTTAAGTGggtaaacatgatttttttagGTATTGAAGGATGGCTTTGACAAGAAGTAATAAACTTATCGCGCAAAATTGTGAGCTTGTTCGGTGACAGTTGAATCTTCTAGCAGTCCAATGTTCTATAGGATGTCAACAAACTTTGGAGCATCATCCCTTGGCCCCTCAAGAGATCTATACATGTATAACACCTGAACATGGTTCTCCATACCCTCCACCTCGACACTGCTTTCAGTTTCGTCGTCATTTTCATTCCTCATCACCTCAACAACTAAGTGAGGCATCGCTCTGGCAACCTCTTGGCAGCCTTGGCGAGACAGTTTACAAGCTGACATCCAGAGGAATCTcatattataataatgatgTAAACCAGATCGCAAGGCTCCATCGCCAAATGGGCTATCTCTAATCTCAAGTTTTTGCAATCTAAGACAACCCTCAAGCACATATTTCAATCCCAAATCACTATTTCCAGCAAAAGCAACTGATAGGGTGCGTACCAGTTTTCCATACTTCCCAATGTAGCTGAAAGCACGATCAGTCAATAATCCAGATATAGCAAGCCTAGTAAGCTTCTTACAGTTGATAACGATTGCACCAAATCCTTGATCCATGGGTTCTCCAGTTTGATGGTCTGGCTGGTGTCGTCCCATAATACATAGTCTAAACACCACGAGATCTTGGCAGTTCTGTGACATAGCTACCACAGCTGCATTGGTCATTCTCTGGCAAAAGTAGAGGATATATTGCAATTTCCTGCAACCCTCGGATATCGCCTGGAAGCCCACTTCAGAAATGGGGCCTTCACCATCTTCTCGCACATCAACAGGAAAAACCCGAAGTTCTCGCAATTCCTTGCACGTTGAAGCAACAGCCTGAAGTCCTTCATCGCATATCGAATCAAGAGCCtgcaataaaagaaaaaatgtaagcTCAGCATACCAAATTTGCCCCCCAAAATTAGACTTCTCTACCCAAAGATCACATACCCAGAAAGTCTGGAGCTTGTGGCAGTGGCTTATAACTGGTTTGAGTTGTTCAGCAGTTATATTTGCAAAGCTCAAGTTCAGAGTGGTGAGATTAGCACAAACTGGATAGATACAAGGTAGGTAATCAGGTAAAATGTCCTTGAATCCAGAGAGACAAACCAAGGATTTGCAAGCAGCAAAAGCAGAGGCATAATCAGGCTCTGATTCCCCATGAACCACAGCCTCTGAAGTACTGAACGAACCAGTTCCAAGATGTGTTAGATGAGGAGCCCGAATCATCAAGCGGTATAGCTGAGCAATGGAAACGTAACGATTCACCCCAAGTTTTTTCAAGGATGGGGATCTACTCACCAACCTCTCCAGTGCCTCAAAATTAATAGGGCACTCTATACAATCAAACATCAGAGATTCAAGACAAGTTTCCTTCTCCGGGAAACAAGATATCCAATCCACTTCATCGTCTGTTACGTCAGATTCAATCAGATCAAGTACTCGAAGGTGCCTGAAAAGCAAATCAATCAGTCTAAGCTGAATGGAAAAAGAAGCCATCACTCATAGAAACTTCAACAAAGTTTGCCACTAGAACATCCAGCAAAATACATTTAGTTGAATTCAAAGAATCCCCAAATGGATTCCAAAGCATACAGATTCAAACGTGCTCTCCAAAGGTACAAACGATCACTAATGGCAGACTAACGAAGGTGCATTTGGCAgtagaaaatgaaggaatcAGAATCAAAGCTAAGAACATTGAGAAAACGAagtgaaaggaaaaacaaaggagaagaaatcaaGAGGCGTACATGCATCTGGAGGCAACAACAGCAATACCACTAGTGCCAAATCCTTCGCAGCAAAACAACACAAGCTCCTTA
Encoded proteins:
- the LOC111797164 gene encoding transport inhibitor response 1-like protein is translated as MRVDQSEEMSEDEDRSLPSDLAGDAIAESVSKARNCVGCSGDVAGSDSGSVENILHNVLENVLHFLTSRRDRNAASLVCKSWYRVEALTRSELFIGNCYAVSPRRVTSRFNRVRSVMIKGKPRFADFNLMPPNWGAHFSPWVAAMAKSYPWLETVYLKRMSVTDDDLALLADSFPGFKELVLFCCEGFGTSGIAVVASRCMHLRVLDLIESDVTDDEVDWISCFPEKETCLESLMFDCIECPINFEALERLVSRSPSLKKLGVNRYVSIAQLYRLMIRAPHLTHLGTGSFSTSEAVVHGESEPDYASAFAACKSLVCLSGFKDILPDYLPCIYPVCANLTTLNLSFANITAEQLKPVISHCHKLQTFWALDSICDEGLQAVASTCKELRELRVFPVDVREDGEGPISEVGFQAISEGCRKLQYILYFCQRMTNAAVVAMSQNCQDLVVFRLCIMGRHQPDHQTGEPMDQGFGAIVINCKKLTRLAISGLLTDRAFSYIGKYGKLVRTLSVAFAGNSDLGLKYVLEGCLRLQKLEIRDSPFGDGALRSGLHHYYNMRFLWMSACKLSRQGCQEVARAMPHLVVEVMRNENDDETESSVEVEGMENHVQVLYMYRSLEGPRDDAPKFVDIL